In the Solanum pennellii chromosome 5, SPENNV200 genome, one interval contains:
- the LOC107018662 gene encoding phosphomannomutase-like, producing MAARKASLIALFDVDGTLTAPRKESTPQMLKFMQELRKVVTVGVVGGSDLVKISEQLGNTVTNDYDYVFSENGLVAHKDGKLIGKQSLKSYLGDEKLKEFINFTLHYIADLDIPIKRGTFIEFRSGMLNVSPIGRNCSQEERDEFEKYDKVQKIRETMVSVLREKFTHFNLTFSIGGQISFDVFPQGWDKTYCLRYLEEFNEIHFFGDKTYKGGNDHEIYESERTVGHTVTSPEETLKQCSVLFLGKDNGSS from the exons ATGGCTGCAAGGAAAGCTAGTTTAATTGCTCTGTTTGATGTTGATGGGACTCTTACCGCACCCAGAAAG GAATCTACTCCACAAATGTTGAAATTCATGCAGGAACTTAGAAAG GTTGTTACTGTTGGAGTTGTTGGAGGTTCTGACCTTGTAAAGATATCAGAACAGCTTGGCAATACAG TTACAAATGACTACGATTATGTTTTCTCTGAAAATGGCCTTGTAGCACATAAAGATGGCAAACTTATTGGGAAACAG AGCTTAAAGTCATATCTTGGAGACGAGAAGCTCAAG GAATTTATTAACTTTACCCTCCATTACATTGCTGACTTGGATATTCCAATAAAGAG AGGAACATTCATTGAGTTCAGAAGTGGCATGCTAAATGTGTCGCCTATTGGGAGAAACTGTAGTCAAGAAGAAAGAGATGAATTTGAAAAGTATGACAAG GTACAGAAGATACGCGAAACAATGGTATCAGTGCTTAGAGAAAAGTTTACACATTTTAATCTCACCTTCTCCATTGGAGGCCAAATTAGTTTCGAT GTTTTCCCCCAAGGCTGGGACAAGACTTATTGTTTGAGATACCTTgaagaatttaatgaaattcacTTTTTTGGAGACAAAACATACAAG GGAGGAAATGACCATGAGATCTACGAGTCTGAGAGAACCGTGGGTCACACAG tTACTAGCCCGGAGGAGACATTGAAACAATGTTCTGTCCTATTCCTTGGCAAGGATAATGGAAGTTCTTGA